CGGCCCGGCCCCGAAACCCCCGACTGGTGGAACCCCGCCGACCCGGCCGACTGGAACCCGAACGCCGACGCCAACCAGCGGTGGTGGCTCCAGGCGGCCAAGGCCCGCGGGGCGGACACCTTCGAGGCGTTCTCCAACTCGGCGCCGTACTTCATGACCAACAGCGGCCTCGTCTCGGGCGCCGTCAACAGCTGGGAGGACAACCTCCGTTCCGACCAGTACGACCGCTTCGCGACGTATCTCGCCGGCGCGGTCAAGCGCGTGCAGGCCTCCACCGGCGTCACCTTCAACGCCCTCTCCCCCATCAACGAACCGAACACAACCTACTGGCACGCCGGCGGCCCTCAGGAGGGCTCCCACTGGGAACCCGCCTCCCAGGCGCACATGATCACCAGCACCCGCACCGCCCTCACCGCGGCCGGGCTCAGCACCCCGGTCGCCGCGATGGACGAGACCAACCCCGACATGTTCCGCACCGACTGGGACTCCTACGCGGCCTCGGTCCGGACGGCCGTCGGCAAGCTGAACACGCACACGTACAGCACCGGCGGCCGTACCGGCGCGCGTGACGTCGCCAAGGGCGCCCACACCCCGCTGTGGATGTCGGAGGTCGACCTCGGAGGCAGCGTCGGGCAGAGCTTCACCGACATGACCCCGGCGATCGAGTTCGCCCAGCACATCAACGGCGACATCAGGGAGCTGGAGCCCAGCGCCTGGGTCATGTGGCAGGCCGTCGAGGACTACGAGAACATGACGCCCGCCCACGAGAACTCCAACTGGGGCCTGATCCAGACCGACCTCACCCCGGCCGACCCGGCCGTCGAGCCGCTGCGCAAGAACAAGAAGTACTGGGCCATGGCCAACTACAGCCGCTTCATCCGGCCCGGTGCCCGCGTCATCGACACCGACTCGGACGGCACGCTCGCCGCGCTGCGGCCGAACGGCGGCGCGGTCGTGGTCCACACCAACTCCACGAACGCGCCCCAGACCGTGACGATCGACCTCGCCGGCTTCCAGAGCGTCGACAGCACCGTGCCGGTGCAGCGGTACACCACCGACGCCACCAAAGACCTCCAGCGTGACGCCGACCTGAGTACCACCGCCGCCAAGACCCTCACCACCACGGTGAGCCCCGGCTCGGTCACCACCTTCGTCATCCCCGGCGCGACCGGCGTCGACACCACCGCCGCGACCGCGCCGACCGGCGCCGCCCGCCAGCTGCTCAACGACAACAGCGGCATGGCCCTCGCCGTCGGCTCGACCAACAAGAGCCCGCTGACCCAGCGGACCTCGAACAGCTCCGACAGCGCCCAGCAGTGGACCTTCGCCAAGATCTCCGGCGGCTGGAACAGCACCGCCGCGTACCGCCTCACGAACACCAAGTACGGCAAGGCGCTCGCGGTCAGCGGTGACGCGCTCACCCTCGTCACGCCCGGTACGACTGCGGCGCAGCTCTGGATGCTCTCCACCACCGGGGACGGCCACAACACGCTGATCAACAGCTCGACCGGCAAGCTGCTCGACGTCTCGAACGCCGCCACCAACGACGGAGCGGCGGTGGCCACCTACCAGCCCACCACCGGCAGCAACCAGTCCTGGAAGCTCCGCAGCACCGCCCCGGACACCTGGAACGTGCTGCGCATGCGGAACAGCAACAAGTGCACGGACGTCTCGGGTGCCTCCACCACGGCCGGCGCCGCCGCCGTCCAGTACACCTGCGGCACCGCCACGAACCAGCAGTGGACCATGCGGCCCGCGAGCCCCGGCTACGTCAACGTCGTGGTCCGGCACACCGGGCAGTGCCTGGACGTCGCC
The sequence above is drawn from the Kitasatospora sp. NBC_00315 genome and encodes:
- a CDS encoding RICIN domain-containing protein; amino-acid sequence: MLATASLVASGLTAQPAAADPNAAVLSVRLDPSYQQAPFQGWGTALAWFANVTGGWPDAQRNQLADDLYGANGLGFTVARYNIGGGDSPETQPYLRPGAAVPGYWNRPGPETPDWWNPADPADWNPNADANQRWWLQAAKARGADTFEAFSNSAPYFMTNSGLVSGAVNSWEDNLRSDQYDRFATYLAGAVKRVQASTGVTFNALSPINEPNTTYWHAGGPQEGSHWEPASQAHMITSTRTALTAAGLSTPVAAMDETNPDMFRTDWDSYAASVRTAVGKLNTHTYSTGGRTGARDVAKGAHTPLWMSEVDLGGSVGQSFTDMTPAIEFAQHINGDIRELEPSAWVMWQAVEDYENMTPAHENSNWGLIQTDLTPADPAVEPLRKNKKYWAMANYSRFIRPGARVIDTDSDGTLAALRPNGGAVVVHTNSTNAPQTVTIDLAGFQSVDSTVPVQRYTTDATKDLQRDADLSTTAAKTLTTTVSPGSVTTFVIPGATGVDTTAATAPTGAARQLLNDNSGMALAVGSTNKSPLTQRTSNSSDSAQQWTFAKISGGWNSTAAYRLTNTKYGKALAVSGDALTLVTPGTTAAQLWMLSTTGDGHNTLINSSTGKLLDVSNAATNDGAAVATYQPTTGSNQSWKLRSTAPDTWNVLRMRNSNKCTDVSGASTTAGAAAVQYTCGTATNQQWTMRPASPGYVNVVVRHTGQCLDVAGISTADNAPLVQYPCNGGSNQEWSVRTTATGYLTLVARHSGKCLDVSGASTADSAALVQSACTASSSQQVHIG